The following proteins are co-located in the Telopea speciosissima isolate NSW1024214 ecotype Mountain lineage chromosome 9, Tspe_v1, whole genome shotgun sequence genome:
- the LOC122640300 gene encoding SART-1 family protein DOT2-like — protein METEHDRGREKEKGKEKDKDRDRERDKERDRAKDRDRDKERDKHKDREREREKEKERDKHDRDKVKDKNREKDQNKDRSKDKGDKMNEKIRDEGQSRVKDGVKDEKFKINGVNRDVIMQGKEIEHEDISGMVHKQKTEGASGPSTSELEEQILKMQEERSKKKSEGASEVLSWINKSRKLEEKRNTEKEKALHLSKVFEEQDNIDQGESDDEDAVRHTASIVPHLFFSF, from the exons atggagaCAGAACATGATCGAGgtagagagaaggagaagggaaaggagaaggaCAAGGACAGGGACAGGGAAAGAGATAAGGAACGGGATAGGGCAAAGGATAGGGATAGAGACAAGGAAAGAGATAAACATAAAGACCGAGAGagggaaagggaaaaggaaaaagaacgtgATAAACATGATAGAGATAAGGTAAAAGACAAGAATAGGGAGAAGGATCAAAACAAAGACAGGTCTAAAGATAAAGGAGACAAAATGAACGAAAAAATTCGTGATGAAGGTCAAAGTAGGGTTAAAGATGGTGTAAAAGATgagaaatttaaaataaatggtGTGAATAGGGATGTTATTATGCAAGGGAAGGAAATTGAGCATGAAGATATCAGTGGCATGGTGCATAAACAAAAGACCGAGGGGGCTTCAGGCCCATCGACATCAGAGCTTGAGGAGCAGATACTGAA AATGCAGGAAGAAAGATCAAAGAAAAAGTCTGAAGGTGCTTCAGAGGTTTTATCCTGGATTAATAAGAGCCGTAAGCTGGAGGAGAAAAGGAATactgaaaaagagaaagcatTGCATCTCTCCAAAGTTTTCGAAGAGCAG GACAATATCGATCAAGGGGAAAGCGACGATGAGGATGCAGTTCGGCACACTGCCAGTATTGTCcctcacctttttttttccttttag